The following coding sequences lie in one Apium graveolens cultivar Ventura chromosome 3, ASM990537v1, whole genome shotgun sequence genomic window:
- the LOC141715209 gene encoding uncharacterized protein LOC141715209 codes for MIYELQRKMDRDSGVEIGETLTPFSHSLEAIPRQRDLKHYNFDSFDGLGDPEEHLNYFEQIAQIYYYNDLTKLRFFASTLKGGAQRWFSRIPSRSIHSWKEFRASFLRRFRANKTHEMHMCHLKTIRQHDSESLSAYMRRFQEAINKVSSLDEREALSIFRRNLDPEHNERYIVELINKEPQNLAAAYSMAARFIKETDVLQAMRMTRNGGSRSKNTDDRPKGGYHQDKKFK; via the coding sequence ATGATCTATGAATTGCAGAGGAAGATGGACAGAGACTCAGGAGTGGAGATTGGAGAAACACTCACTCCTTTCAGCCACTCCTTAGAAGCTATCCCCCGGCAGCGGGACTTGaaacattacaactttgactcctTTGATGGTCTAGGAGACCCGGAGGAGCACCTTAACTACTTTGAACAGATAGCGCAGATATATTACTACAACGACTTGACGAAATTAAGGTTCTTCGCTTCAACActtaagggaggggcccagagatggttcagcagaatcccctCCCGCAGCATCCACTCCTGGAAGGAATTTCGAGCCTCTTTCCTTCGGAGATTTCGGGCAAACAAAACGcacgaaatgcacatgtgtcacctgaAGACAATCCGGCAGCATGACAGCGAGTCCCTCTCTGCATACATGCGccggttccaggaagcaatcaataaagtcTCGAGTTTAGATGAGAGGGAAGCTTTAAGCATTTTTAGAAGAAACCTGGACCCAGAGCACAACGAAAGGTATATTGTGGAGCTAATAAATAAGGAGCCGCAAAATCTGGCAGCAGCTTATTCCATGGCCGCCAGATTCATTAAGGAAACAGATGTGCTCCAGGCAATGAGAATGACCCGGAATGGGGGGTCCAGGAGTAAAAacactgatgaccgaccgaaagggggttaccatcaggacaagAAATTCAAGTAA
- the LOC141715210 gene encoding F-box/kelch-repeat protein At3g23880-like, translating into MATNPLCQYLPEEIIQQILVKIPCTKSILRCTLVCKLWYFLIKSSRFINTHLSSPNNRKYLLCQSYPDGYSDSLYSLYSDFEPYGNCVTSPVFPRGLKHKHVKVHGCCNGVICYTETRKNRGIYLWNPFVRKLKIIPMFVEEHYREGVEETFGFCFDEEKSDYQVLKMNYTSVTSLVAVYSLRSNSWKIISDSCPGARFPLRGNNVVYTKGTLLWLSEESQGCKVVALNMNNAMFREALISYNNFQPSLGIWGFGSWYLKLDANFLVILSRVGLCVCTVKVHDDSLELLYTDVADQSLGNHSSLLGLRNTGEALFHTVQTYSVSATQKNDSFV; encoded by the coding sequence ATGGCTACCAATCCTTTATGCCAATACCTACCAGAAGAAATCATACAGCAGATTCTTGTGAAAATACCATGCACAAAATCAATACTAAGATGCACCTTAGTTTGTAAATTATGGTATTTTTTAATCAAATCATCTCGATTTATCAACACTCATCTCTCTAGTCCAAATAACAGAAAGTACTTGTTATGCCAGTCTTACCCTGATGGATATTCTGATTCATTATATTCATTATATTCTGATTTTGAACCGTATGGGAATTGTGTCACATCACCGGTGTTTCCTCGTGGGCTAAAACATAAACATGTTAAGGTGCATGGCTGCTGCAATGGAGTGATTTGCTATACGGAGACTCGTAAAAATCGTGGAATCTATCTCTGGAACCCTTTTGttagaaaattgaaaatcattCCTATGTTTGTAGAGGAACATTATCGCGAAGGTGTTGAAGAAACTTTTGGATTTTGCTTCGATGAGGAGAAAAGCGATTACCAGGTTCTGAAAATGAATTATACCTCAGTGACATCTTTGGTTGCTGTGTACAGTCTGAGGAGTAATTCTTGGAAAATCATCAGTGATTCTTGTCCAGGTGCCCGGTTTCCGCTAAGGGGGAACAATGTAGTGTATACTAAAGGAACATTGCTCTGGCTGTCAGAGGAAAGTCAGGGCTGCAAGGTTGTTGCATTAAATATGAATAATGCCATGTTTCGAGAGGCTTTAATAAGTTATAATAATTTTCAGCCTTCATTAGGTATATGGGGTTTTGGCAGCTGGTATCTTAAATTGGACGCTAATTTCCTTGTTATCTTGAGCAGAGTTGGTCTTTGTGTTTGTACAGTGAAAGTACATGATGACAGTCTTGAATTGTTATATACAGATGTTGCTGATCAGAGTCTCGGTAATCACTCTTCTCTGTTAGGTCTCAGAAATACCGGTGAAGCTCTCTTTCACACAGTACAAACTTACTCCGTTTCAGCTACCCAAAAAAATGATAGTTTCGTATGA
- the LOC141711150 gene encoding protein RGF1 INDUCIBLE TRANSCRIPTION FACTOR 1 → MGIEKAAWLQSLCTDKFFKACSIHEMAKKNEKNICCLDCCTSICPHCVHSHRFHRLLQVRRYVYHDVVRLDDLEKIFDCSNVQAYTINAAKVVFIRKRPQNRHFKGSGNYCTSCDRSLQEPFYHCSLGCKVEFVLKHYRDLSPFLRKCKTLKLGPDFFIPQDIGDYNCTDQEATNESPHSTIVDSDEQPMSYTYNDSSGSSGSDNMSSSSMLCTEFVRKKRSGVVYFTAMNNNIRSTNNNNNKLGSEEDIATSMSRRKGIPQRSPMC, encoded by the exons ATG GGAATTGAGAAGGCAGCTTGGTTGCAGTCACTTTGCACTGATAAGTTCTTTAAGGCATGCTCAATTCATGAAATGGCCAAGAAAAACGAGAAAAATATATGCTGTTTGGATTGCTGCACCAGCATTTGCCCACACTGTGTTCATTCCCATCGTTTCCATAGGCTTCTTCAAGTACGTCGTTATGTTTATCACGATGTTGTCAGATTGGATGACCTCGAGAAAATCTTTGATTGCTCCAATGTTCAG GCATACACGATCAATGCTGCAAAAGTTGTGTTCATCAGGAAAAGACCCCAGAACAGGCATTTTAAAGGCTCCGGGAATTACTGCACTTCCTGTGATAGAAGCCTCCAAGAACCATTTTACCATTGCTCCCTTGGCTGCAAG GTAGAATTTGTGCTAAAACACTACAGAGACCTGTCACCATTCCTGCGAAAATGCAAGACACTAAAACTAGGTCCAGACTTCTTCATCCCACAAGACATTGGAGACTATAACTGCACTGATCAGGAAGCGACGAACGAGTCACCTCATTCGACAATTGTTGATTCAGATGAACAGCCAATGAGCTACACCTATAACGACTCATCCGGCTCCTCGGGCTCTGACAACATGAGCAGCAGCAGCATGTTGTGCACCGAGTTTGTTAGAAAGAAGAGAAGTGGAGTTGTTTATTTTACTGCAATGAATAATAATATCAGATCAACTAATAATAACAACAACAAGCTTGGTTCAGAAGAAGACATTGCCACAAGCATGAGTAGAAGAAAAGGCATCCCCCAAAGATCTCCAATGTGTTAA